From a single Arachis hypogaea cultivar Tifrunner chromosome 3, arahy.Tifrunner.gnm2.J5K5, whole genome shotgun sequence genomic region:
- the LOC112789612 gene encoding uncharacterized protein translates to MGFALNLIDFVLFLFFLLIAFAAPLIDGQTCLPLTYFPEFLVQLKQWYTHEYGDYLVSEKPHFFVGLVWLELLFLWPLSLLNLYALFASKPWFNTTCLIYGASLSTSMVAVLSEMMLSNKASEKLLKMYFPFMGFGVLALLRGLMSNSSRSSSSSGRRPAFALRKKRA, encoded by the exons atggGGTTTGCATTGAATCTGATAGACTTTGTTCTGTTCCTGTTCTTCCTGTTAATAGCATTCGCTGCACCCCTCATTGATGGACAAACATGTCTTCCTCTCACTTACTTCCCTGAATTTCTCGTCCAGCTTAAGCAATGGTACACCCATGAATATGGTGATTACCTTGTTTCTGAGAAACCTCACTTCTTTGTTGGCTTGGTTTGGCTCGAGCTTCTGTTTCTATGGCCCCTTTCTCTTCTTAATCTCTATGCCCTCTTCGCTTCCAAGCCTTGGTTCAACACCACTTGCTTGATCTATGGTGCATCCCTCTCCACTTCCAtg GTTGCTGTGTTATCAGAAATGATGCTCTCCAACAAGGCATCCGAGAAGCTATTGAAAATGTACTTCCCTTTCATGGGTTTTGGTGTCTTAGCTCTCTTGCGAGGGTTGATGTCAAATTCTTCGAGGTCATCTTCAAGCAGTGGCCGGAGACCTGCGTTCGCACTGAGGAAAAAACGTGCTTGA
- the LOC112789613 gene encoding riboflavin synthase produces the protein MATQMAAAAVVPSSIVSTSTTPKITPSTYTSLLLSKAHHRRRLAFNPILKPSPLRLTFLPNKPRSTLPLRRTNATAPQTPQTRCLFTGIVEELGTVKQLGKAPHGGFDMVIAAKTVLEGVNLGDSIAVNGTCLTVTEFDANTFTVGLSPETLRKTSLEELQGGSLVNLERALTPTSRMGGHFVQGHVDSTGIILSKVPEGDSLWIKVKAEKELLKYVVPKGFIAVDGTSLTVVDVNDGEGWFNFMLVAYTQQKVVIPLKEVGQKVNLEADILGKQVERLLSGYISIRSS, from the exons ATGGCAACGCAAATGGCGGCAGCAGCAGTAGTTCCATCTTCTATTGTCTCCACATCTACAACCCCCAAAATCACACCATCAACATACACCTCTCTCCTCCTTTCCAAAGCCCATCACCGTCGCCGCCTCGCGTTCAATCCAATCTTAAAACCCTCCCCACTCCGTCTCACGTTCCTCCCCAATAAACCCAGATCCACCCTCCCCCTCCGCCGCACCAATGCCACCGCACCTCAAACTCCTCAAACTCGATGCCTCTTCACCGGCATCGTTGAAGAATTGGGAACCGTCAAGCAACTCGGCAAGGCCCCACACGGTGGCTTCGACATGGTAATTGCAGCCAAGACCGTTCTTGAGGGCGTTAACCTCGGCGATAGCATCGCCGTTAACGGAACCTGCCTCACCGTAACGGAGTTCGACGCCAACACGTTCACCGTTGGCTTGTCGCCGGAGACTCTCAGGAAGACCTCGCTGGAGGAGCTGCAGGGCGGGTCGCTGGTAAACCTGGAGCGGGCGTTGACCCCTACGAGCCGCATGGGCGGACACTTCGTCCAAGGTCACGTGGATAGCACGGGTATCATACTCTCGAAGGTTCCGGAAGGTGATTCGCTTTGGATCAAG GTAAAGGCCGAGAAGGAGTTGCTGAAGTATGTGGTGCCAAAAGGATTTATTGCAGTGGACGGGACGAGTTTGACGGTGGTGGATGTGAATGATGGAGAAGGATGGTTCAATTTCATGCTTGTGGCGTACACGCAGCAGAAGGTGGTTATTCCATTGAAGGAAGTTGGCCAGAAGGTGAACCTGGAGGCTGACATTCTTGGGAAGCAAGTGGAGAGGCTACTTAGTGGATACATTAGCATTAGGAGCTCTTGA